The region TCGAGGTTAGTTTTTTTTGTAGTGATGGTTGCATCTTTATCACACTCAACTGACTTGACATCATCTAAAATAGTACTCGACAGTTTGTAGATGTTATATGCATTCCTATTTCTCTCATTAGTTTCAAGACACCTTTTGTGACTTTCATATCGTCCATATCTCCATTAGACCTATATGAGAAACCATTTTTCTTTAAAGTGCATAGGAAAATCAAATTATTTCTCAATTTTGAAATATACCTAACATCATTCAATATTCACATGTCACCAGCATCCATAGTGATTTTAATTATTCTCATTCGAGTCATAACATACACCTTATCATCACCTAagtaaaaaaatccaaaaattgtGTGACCTGAATGTGGTGAACCACTCCTAATACGGTGTAATGATACAAGGGCATCCAGTGTTAAAAATCCACACTTCTTTGCACTTGATAGATGAAACACAAAGTATATCTAATTCAGTGCAAGAATCATCGGTTTAGAGCATGTTCGTCGAACTTGTTGAGTTCAAATTTATGTTTGGACAATTCCTATTTCGATGCCTGTTATTTTTGCAATCATAGCACTCCGATTTTTTCTAGGATTTAGACATCTTCTTTCCATAACCTGATTTATGTATGTTCCTCCCACAAACATGGTCCCATTCAAATCCAAGCTTTCACCTTTAGTTCATTCATTTACATTTTGTCTCCTTTAAGATTGAAGCAAAAGTGTATCAATAATTACATAGAGACTCATAATGTCTTCCCTTTAGGTAAGAGTGGTCACCAAATGATCGTGACAATTTGTAACGAGCACAACATTATAATTGCCTTGTCTTCGTCCTCAACCTTCACCCAAACCTCAACAAAATTATGATTATGTTAATAAAGGTTTTGACACGTTGTTACAAATCAAATCCTTCACGCATGTTTAAAATGTACAACCGCTTTCTCTAACATTTATTTTCATCAGTAACTTGGACAAATACCGTTTCTTCAATTTATCTTAAACCGCCATCGAAGACTTTAAGTTTATGATATAATACATCACATCGTCTGAAACACGTAGACATATCAATCCAATGACCTTCTTCTGCCAATTTAACCAACTGTCGTCTACCATGTCTGCTGATTTGGTTTCAATGTAGCCCCTGCTATAAATCTTGTTAAGTCAATAAATCCTTCACCCTCATTTGCAATAGTCCAAAAAATTtcattccatcaaatttcacCGCCTTGAATTTCGAATTATATGTAATTATTATATAATACCAATTGTTAGAAGAACTAATAATTTAAGAATAAATAAAAACATACATTTCAAAAAAGGAACACAGTATTTATTTATGTTCAACAACATATGCTTACATCTAGGAGTACACAATAATAGTGTTGTATTTTTATTTGAATAAATTAAGATTTAAGTAtaacataatatatatatataatatatatatatatatagatatatatatatatatatatatatatatatatagatatatatatataatatatatatatatatatatatatattatttatatatatatattatatatatataatatatatatatatatatatatatataatatatatatatatatatatatataatatatatataatatatatatatatatatatatatatatattatatataatatatatatatatatatatataaatactTGAGAAGAAGGTGCAACTAATGTTTGAATCTTACATAAGATCAATGCTCGAAAGTTTCTCATACATATGACTTCATTGGATAAGGGAACTTATGAGAAACCAAAATTTGTGGAAATAGAGTTATTATCTCTAAATCAAAGGTTTTAGTAATTCACGGTCTACTTTTTAATAATTCAAGTACTCTAAACTAAAAGTAATTGAAGAAACACTCTTAGGAAGTAAACATAGTACACTTTTATTTGTCAAAAAAGTAGTGAAAAGTTAACATGATTGATTATTATTAAATAAAACTAGCTAGTAGCCCTAAACACCATGCTGATCACCAACATTAGCAAACTTAAGGCAAACCCCTACTGGCCCATCAGCTATATAATAATTACCCACGAACGTTAGTGGAAAAACTCAGGTTGCATATTTTATTGTCTCCTCTATAATTGATATAACCTACAAACTCTTATACGTCACATAAATTTGAGCAATCTCCTCCATAAATTCCCACCCTAAACCTACCTAGATCCATTCCACCAATTACATGAAATCCATAAACATGAGTGAAGAATGTGTTGGCAACACTATTGCTACTACCTCTACTACACCATTAAACTGGTGGTATCTTCAAGCAACAAACTCTCTTTCTTCTAATTGGAATGATGTTAATAAACTTGCATGGAGCAATCAAATGAATAATCCAAATTCTTCCTCTTCTTGTGATGATCAAGATATATCCGTTTCTTCGAATTCTTTCACTAATGCTTCAAACCATTCCTCTCTCACCGTTGATTCCTCTCGAAGAATACTCGAGTCACATGCACCTTCTTCTAATGACTTCATGGCTGAACATGCTTCAGATAACCAACTTTGGAGTCATGTTCTATCGTAAGTTTGTATATGTTTGTAGATTTTATCAAAAAAAACGAGAATAATTAGTTAATATAAATACGAATAATTAGATTATTTATTAGACTTATATGTATATTTTGTTAGCAAATAAATGCATATTTGATGTTTTTATTGCTATTTCATTGACATAGGTAAGAAGATAATAAGAGACTAATCTTTTAGGTTAGAAATTGGTAATTTTTACAGCATGGTTTACTCTAGGGTGATAAGAAGAAATATAAAATTAGGGTTTTTATTTCGAGTATGGTTTGCGCAACAAAATAATCTTTAAAGGTGCGCTCGTGAAtcatatatattttttattacTAAGTCGGGAGGAATTTATATTGATATAATTTTATTAATGTATGAATTGGATTGAATTGGATTAACCGGTAACATTAATTTATGACTTATTTGGATGAAATATCTCTTCTATAATTTCCATGTATATTAATCAATCAAAACCCTTGTTACATGATTTGATAATATTTCATTTTGTTGATTAATTACAACTAACTTTTTCATATGAAATAATTTATGTAGAGGTGTTGGATCAAATGGAGAGTTACAAAACAACCAAGAAATTGGAGAAAATTTCTTGGATGGACTTTCATCAAAAACCATGTTTGATGAGCCAGCTTGTGACTATTTGAAGAAACTTGATACAACAAATTGGGAATATAGTGGTTCAGCTTCATTCAATACAAGTTTTGAAAAGCACTTAAATGGGTACAGTGAAGCTCTTATTGAGAATAATGAAAGGTTGACAAAATTATCCAATCTTGTTAGCACTTGGTCTATTGCCCCACCTGACCCTGAAGTTAGTAGCCACTTTGATCCACAAACAAACAACATATCAAATAATTTGAATTCCAATTCCTCCAATATTGATAATCATCACTTTGAATCTGACCCTAATTGTCATCTCAAACAATTACCTTTTGGAGATTCTATTGGAGGAGTAGGTAATAAAATGTTCTCTAATGTCCATGATATTCAAGACATGAATAAGGTTAAACAAGAAtatcatcatcctcatcatcatcatggaAATCATGAAGTGTTTGGAAAATCATTTATGAATCCAAATGGATATCTTGATGGATTTAATAATAGTCTTAATTCAGTTGGAGAAAATGGAAAATTTTATCAAGGGTTGCCAAATATTTCACCATGCACCAAAAGTTTCTCAGATGTTATATCCTTTAATAGTAGGTTTGGAATCCATACACAAAGGCCTAGCATGAAATACTCAAACTTATCTGATTCAAGAAAGCAAGGACTTCACACACCTTCACATgtaagttttttttttataaataaattttcaCAATTAATTTATTAGTTAGACTCGATCCCGAGCTTCTTTTTTAATACTCTATCGAGCCAAACCATATTGTCAATAAAAAAATATATAGCATTAAAGAATCACACATCAGATGAGATGAGATATGATCTgaaaatatatttatatatacaGACGAGGACTAGTAGTGGAAGAGACGGGACAACGCGTGAAGTAAAGAAGAAAAGATCCGAAGAATCATTAGAAGCAAACTTGAAGAAGCCAAAACAAGATACATCAACAACTAATTCATCTTCTTCAAAGGTACATAGATAGATATATTATGAAACAAAATACCAACATTAAGAAccactttaattatttttttgtaTTAATGTACATTAAGAAAGTTCTATTGATTGTTGAAAAGGTGCAAGCACCTAAAGTCAAGCTAGGAGAAAAGATCACAGCTCTTCAACAAATTGTATCTCCTTTTGGAAAGGTTACTTACTTACTACAGATTGCACTAATCCCCACACCCCTTTCCCTTTTTCATTCCTCACTTTTCATATACAAATAATAATTCACAGTGCTCTTACTTTTTCTCACTACCTACTTCATAATAatcaatttatttattttctttgaATTTCAGACAGATACAGCTTCAGTGCTGTTTGAAGCAATAGGGTACATAAAGTATCTTGAAGAACAAGTCCAGGTGGGTATCATTATAGAAAAAGTTTCCATTCATTATGCATTATATGTACctataaatataatatataattattgTTACTTTTCTCCTCCTTTTCATTTTTAATGCCAAGAAAACCTAAATTCTAGGATTAGAACTTTTTGAAAATGAATAAAATAACAACAATGTGGTGTTAAGCAATTACACATTTTCCATGAATATATCATGAGCTTTTAAATATTTTGCAGCTACTGAGTAACCCTTACTTGAAGGCAAATTCACACAAGgtaattaatatattatttaaGTACTTTAAAAAAATATATACTAGTATTTCCAGCTAATTTTCACTTTTAGAGAAGATTAACATTAACATATTGACATGTAAATGTTAATGTAGGATCCAAGGGGAATGTACTTTGACAGAAAGGATAAGGAAGATGCGAAAATGGATCTTCGAAGTCGAGGTCTTTGTTTAGTTCCAACTTCATGTACACCTGTAGTTTATAGAGAGAACACTGGACCAGATTACTGGACACCAGCATATAGAGGATGTTTGTATAGGTAAAAAAAATGCATGTCTTATGCTAAAATTAGTATGTGACTGTATGTATTTTAATTTGCTAGAATCTTGGAAAAGTGTATGTATGATATAGTGAATAAAACATCATATATATCATCCTTAATTAATGTAACTATATATATTGTTTTGATGTAATGTCTAGTTACATGAGTAAACATATATTTGTTCACCTTGAAAATGTTACCGTCTATTTGTTTCggttttaaaaaaatgaattttttctttttatttttaaaattaaattttataaaattgttttttaaaatattataaattgttttatattcgttttttttttaaattgaaagattaattttgatatcttataatataaacatacattattgaagatcaaaacataatcaaaatcgtaattttttaaaaaggttttatcttaaaaatgatttttatgaaaaactatttgaaatagttttaaaattaagtgatttgttgaaattttgatattcaaatttattttctataaagtgataaaatatctaaaataatattttaaacgtaactattcaaaccaaatttttatttgaagtttttataaaaaaattatttataaattttttttacacAAAATTATATTATACTATAAAAATcattaaaagaaaaaaaaacaaacTGACTATTCGTTGTATAATTCAAACTATACAATTAGTTTTATGTTAGTAGGTATGTTTGTTACAAGTTAGTTGATAAGTTAGAGGTTTGTTAAGATTAACTAACTTTAGTTAATGGTTTACTTGCATTGCATTACAAGTAAATCAGTTAGAGTGTTAAAACTTTATAAATGCATAGTTTATGTTTGTAATTATTTATTCATTCTTCTACTACTAGTTTTATAAACTCTTCCTTCTCAATTTTTCTTCTACACCCGATTCCTTCAGTTGCAAGTAATTGCTATAAATAGTTTTCAATTATACATATTAGTATCGTAGAGCTTATAGGAAAGGGAGAAGTGGTATCTTGGTATGAAAATGATATCTTGGTAGGTACGTGGGTAACTCGTGTGCTTTCTCTGTCTGACGACTTGGTAGGTACATGGATAACTCATGTCTTTTCTCCATCTGCCTCGAGAATCCTATTGTGCTTCTGAGCCAATAGACGAAGATTGATGTTCGTTTTAGTTGATCGATCCTTTGTGGGGAGATCTAGTTCGTTACTTCGTCTTTGGTGTTTATGTTCTATTTGTAGTTGGACTTTTTGCTTTATCTTTTTGAAGTGGTTGTTGGTTTCTTTTGGTCGTTCATTGCTTGTTTTGTTTGTCTTGGTGGTAAGTTACATCTTGTTCCTACTTTTAGCCCTCatgttttttttataattaaaataatataaaacGAGTACAAGGGGTACTCAAACTTGATACAAATTAAGAATTAATGATATCTCACGAGCAAACACACTAAGCATAGAAGTCGAAATTCTCCCTAGATTTATAGTCGTACACAAGTCAAAACCAAGAAAAAAATTTAATGTTGAACACAACATCACCAATAGAGGTTATAATATTGTTGAACATTAAGGCATCCCTCATTAGCCATAAACTCCAAATCAAGGCCATCCAGATCAAGTTTACCTTGGTTGTCTTCACCTTCCCACTCGTCATATTTCGAAATGCAATAAAACTCCCAACACAAGAAAGAATTTCCATATCCTCCAATCCTAACAAAGCAAACACTTTCTCCCAAACCTTCTTACTAAAACTAAATTCAAAAAGAAAATGGAAAGTGGATTCGGTTTCAACCGAACAAGAAGCACAAACTAAGTCTTGACTCAAATGAATAGTACCTCTGCTTACTAATTGCATTATAGAAGGAATCATGTCTAATAACACTCTCCAAGAAAAAATCTTAATTTTAGAAGGAACTTCAGTACACCATACCTGCTTCCAAGCCTCTAAAACTCCGACATCGATCATCTCCTATTGGGTTGTGGCATTTAACTTGTTATAATATCTAATAACCTAAAAGCAACCATCCACACTATCTCTCCACCTAAATGAATCAGAAGAAACAGTAGAACAATAAGGGGACACATCTTTAACTATTTCCAGTAGCTCTAAAAGATTAGATAGCAAATCAATATTATTGCCTAAATACACCGCTGAGGGACGTCACtgctgtcataccctaatttttaatcataagatcccacatatcatttgctTCATTTGCAACAAACAAGGTCACATTTTGGTCCTTCCctttatccatctttgggtttgcttttgcagggatcatcaagcacctctttgATGGAGTGTTTACCTTTGTGTTCATTAGATtaattgcttatctaaccactaataaaaataccaaaaatcTGCCGTTTTtccttaagtttattgtgcaagaTAGGGCTCTTTAACTCAAGAGCATCTTAAAGTTTGGTGGCTTACTTCTTAAGGAAAGTCAAAGATTCATGCGTTTATTTCCACgccttcttcaacaagaaacTTCAAGATTTGAGCAATTTAATCCAGAGATAATCAAAAAACACCTTATATTTAGTTTATATGATCACCCATGTACTTTtaaatgcaaggaaagtccaagtacacaagcttgttccaagtggtttgacctaaaagtTAACAATTTGAAGTTAAAGTTCCAAtgatcacaactccttcaattcttaACATTTTTTAAGACCCCTTTTTGCATATTACTCTTCTCTACAACTTATCTTGACATGACAAGAGtcaattatgcttggaggatcatcaaacgtttggagacattatagatcatttgtggacttagtgaaatttgacctactttcaagtgacttttccccaactttcaaggatcataacttcttcaacTTTTAACATATGAAGCTGATTATTTTTACATAATGTCATTTATGATGCCATCTACAATTTTTCTTCAATGAAcaaggtcaaaatatgcttggaagaccatggaatTAATTGggacattataagtcattttcagccatgaagcactcaaatttttctaagttacataaccagtttttcatgccaacttcaacatgcctTAACTTTATGCTCAAAAATCTAAATACGACCTTTATTTGCACATTGTAATCTTGGCCATGACGTTAAcatattgcaaaaagaatgggatcaaaaagcgTCTTGAACAGGATACCCCATTGAGTTAAACATGGTAACTTGGAACTAAAGAAATCACCATTTCCCAAAATTTGATAAtgactaatctcaattccaagccaaattagaaAGTGTTTTGATCCCAAACGTGTTTTAACAAGACTCCAaaagttaattgacacttaaaatgcatcatttggctgagttttgatgagtttcaagtcacacttttcacacacttggatcaaattcgttttgcacgaattctgCATCATTCCACATGTATTTGAATCCAAACATATTCCCTAAATAGAGAATcggagagccaagaaacccctgaTGCAACttgaaaattttccagaaaattcaactatcatgttttgagtttcagcttgtttcaatccaatttcttgattccatttGCTCCATCGACATCCTCTGGAACgtttgcaacaattcccaagctctgagaccttaTGAAATGCTATAATAagatcaagcttcatcaacttctgatcaccatctggacaaggtagttctgagcatcatttaaactcaaacaagttacaACAATGTAGTCCATCACTCTCTATTGCTTTCCCCTAACgtatctggtgttgattgatcatgttcattatttaattttatttttcgtggcttacttgtttctgaaacttctctgaaattcccgTTTGCTCACTTCatataaatgaatttggagtatgaggttgaattcgggatgagaaaaggatcacaatggtggtggtctaGTGTCTTgatttaccaaacgatgaaactccggtgagagctcacTGGAGAAGACGACCAGAGTTTTCCTCAGGTGGTCTGAGTTTGAACCAGATACGTTGGCaaattgaaatgttttgattggttgaatttAAATTGGATCATGTGTTTGGCTTGCACCGTGTTCCACCATTCATCTTAACCTTCAGAGTGgtggatctgccacgtcaattaattAGGTGTGATCCAACGCTCTGTGTTTTTTctaattttaattctttttcttttattattttaaattgtattttctttaaaaattcatagtaatttcatttttcatccaaaaaatcccaaaataatttctaaaattctcttttatttttattcatctgatttttatttttgaacattatatttcattgatttcctatttttcatgattttccccttttttcctttgttttaactggtttaaaaatacttttctgcattttaaaattctggaaattttattatatgtttcttattttaattccaaccttccataattttaTTGGCCAgttatttggtgttttaaaggactttatggattttctattttatttctatttttaaaatcatttaaaaatatctttgatgcatttttaattaattttaattgcattttatatttgtgtgaccttgtgaacttctgttggctttggatcatgatggtttggacttcaagtctcattaaactcaatggatcttggatgttgatggggtgaaaaccctaatccaccaaaatggatgattgattttggTGATGACTTGGCccaattttgatccaatttgggtgtgacttctcttgtCTCATTCTCCTTCATCTCATTTTGTTccttttgatcaattggatggcttgtgtccatcttattcatgatgtgtggattagtacttgatgaactttcataatttgaaatctaccttctaagtgatcatgaatcatttaaggtgCTTTGGATTGATGCAcaagtttgtcctaagtgtcatgaagtgtggactgaagtaatggaccatcctcctagcctttgtgcttgatcatctCCGCCTCTTTCTTTTTGGTGTGACATAACTTTAGGAtaatgatttacatatcatttctctagcataTATTAACACAAAgattattattgaccggcctcagatagttgtgacttctacataagttcaattacgattacttaacatagcactaaatttgtcccaaaggcaatgacatttttataagtgagattgtaagtctctcaaTCCTTATGATATTGTGTAAAAATGTTGCttcttttccatttgtgagagctagtggcatacttgttgattttatccaagttggagcccttctcataaatgatgtataagttcatattttcatgtttgtgagtggatagttgagtgttctccaaaaatGACCAAAAACATCTTTTCACCTTCACTAACATCTTTTACTAACTCTTCACTTATATTAACTTTtatttccaagtcatttacttcaTGTACATTTACTTTATTCCATTTACTTATATTTTATATTgagcatttcatatcatattgtttgtggTTGTCTCATTTGTCTTTTGCCCATTTGGAATTTACTCTTATATATTTGTAAAGAAAACATTAATAAGGGAAAAAACTAAAAAGAAACTTGTTTCTCCTaactcatggacttgtggttactatccttggcatcattgtggagttatgAACTTAAGACATGGGCCTTGACCCTAGATTTGGGACTTTTGACTTGAgaccttggaattcatctgatacctttgactttggacaTATTTGTGAAGACTTGGCATGGTtattttggtttcatctgatacatggattattatttgaTTATTTTGGCTTGTTTTAGGCTTAATCCAAAGGAAGGAATTCTTGCTTaacttatgtcataaagctttctatctcttggttagatcttttcctccttaacttttattttatgctctagggtagtctcttcttctcctccctttcttaaattttcaaatcttttccctcttttaaaaaaaaaaacttcttgatttcaaacttgaatcatctttctcaataaaccttgacttttgtcaagtgattttcaaaatctttttcttaataaatgctaatccatcttaagcatatttggaccaatttcaaaagactttAAATGcttaactcattcaaaccattttgtgcccTTATGAATTTTTCCTTTTAATACTTTTTCAAGGCATTAGACATAAGTAATTTCCATAATTGAGATATAATTTtcctatccccatagtattgatgataattcttttccatatgtgagagctagtggcatacttgttaatcCTTATCgaagttggagcccttctcatgatgatacaaagttctcatacttgtgggtgactagttgagtattctccttaaaatgaaaaaatgtcttttccataaaaaaataaatcaaaacaaactccctttgttattttaaccacaaactacgaggttttaatcctccattgcactttattggtacgtaggcacgaggcTTCAAAAATCTTGGCAAacataaaattaaataaaaatat is a window of Lathyrus oleraceus cultivar Zhongwan6 chromosome 6, CAAS_Psat_ZW6_1.0, whole genome shotgun sequence DNA encoding:
- the LOC127097642 gene encoding transcription factor bHLH133 gives rise to the protein MKSINMSEECVGNTIATTSTTPLNWWYLQATNSLSSNWNDVNKLAWSNQMNNPNSSSSCDDQDISVSSNSFTNASNHSSLTVDSSRRILESHAPSSNDFMAEHASDNQLWSHVLSGVGSNGELQNNQEIGENFLDGLSSKTMFDEPACDYLKKLDTTNWEYSGSASFNTSFEKHLNGYSEALIENNERLTKLSNLVSTWSIAPPDPEVSSHFDPQTNNISNNLNSNSSNIDNHHFESDPNCHLKQLPFGDSIGGVGNKMFSNVHDIQDMNKVKQEYHHPHHHHGNHEVFGKSFMNPNGYLDGFNNSLNSVGENGKFYQGLPNISPCTKSFSDVISFNSRFGIHTQRPSMKYSNLSDSRKQGLHTPSHTRTSSGRDGTTREVKKKRSEESLEANLKKPKQDTSTTNSSSSKVQAPKVKLGEKITALQQIVSPFGKTDTASVLFEAIGYIKYLEEQVQLLSNPYLKANSHKDPRGMYFDRKDKEDAKMDLRSRGLCLVPTSCTPVVYRENTGPDYWTPAYRGCLYR